Proteins encoded together in one Gammaproteobacteria bacterium window:
- the rimM gene encoding ribosome maturation factor RimM: MNNQIAIGRFGSPYGIKGWVKVISYTDPTEKILEYLPWYIFKDNNKTPIVKVNGKRHGNNLVIQIPQCKDRDEAKTYTNLEIYIDKEQLPAPEKDEYYWIDLVGLTVFNCEGENLGRVERLFDTGANDVLLVKDEQAKERLIPYIDHVIIKVDLENQKLTVDWDSSF, from the coding sequence ATGAATAATCAAATTGCCATAGGGCGGTTTGGCAGTCCTTACGGAATCAAAGGTTGGGTGAAGGTAATTTCCTACACGGATCCAACTGAGAAAATTTTAGAGTATTTGCCCTGGTATATTTTTAAAGATAATAACAAAACGCCTATAGTAAAAGTTAACGGTAAAAGGCATGGGAATAATCTGGTGATCCAGATTCCGCAATGCAAAGATCGTGATGAGGCTAAAACCTATACCAACTTAGAAATATACATCGATAAAGAGCAATTACCTGCTCCGGAAAAAGATGAGTATTATTGGATAGACCTCGTTGGGTTAACTGTATTTAATTGCGAAGGTGAAAACCTAGGGCGAGTTGAGCGTTTATTCGACACCGGCGCTAATGATGTTCTTTTGGTAAAAGATGAGCAGGCTAAGGAAAGATTAATACCCTATATTGACCACGTCATTATTAAAGTGGATTTGGAGAATCAAAAACTAACGGTCGATTGGGATTCTTCATTTTAA
- a CDS encoding ankyrin repeat domain-containing protein, protein MLPTSLWSTFATARDVSPEKLISLVADEQVGNKGLLSGGSGGVRVFKAPDGKRYTLKTSNSPTALKDEIFADAVYQKLGFNVPSFSLFQASYNELPTAIKAAVPKPPDETETVLFRLADYIEPNHTLSEEDKKEIIKAQLPDGFLIDCYLANTDIAGHWKNVLIDENDSIWRIDNGSTLRFRAKGEMKSLRTVVDELTSMKSQTEMMREVFGDISSIEIQKQVKALLEKRNILIELFLEMQNKIGFDQPEMLLKIIVNRLQYLHEHASPELYPYAPSFSEACLDYSGAGILLFSEIEGRKHVLLGKRVGHDWWGSFGGGTDEFDLFLKDTAARESNEELMDLYKIQATELDKAPSHDLIIEEKLDLNVPKFRMYFVERKVVEATVFNKKVETEKLTQHEHDEFIWAPVDAILSAKTLTHDDKKYGAHQTLEVNILQSDNSQRTLPLHPPFAMMLQQDSVRAQLESLAHGKKLDNRHTRSRLSKTYPAIITKDVTKADEITPMAERYQLARTTVQSGLMKRNLKQQFSQRSSQVQGQMSRECQSDIHFRAIMSDKFQEQDTPQNKVDSFDKSFKKIDDASMSDFQRQQFSKMLQEEAQHPNQCVFYHAGAAEIGFLYDVFTEFRKQLEHQYEGNFQVLRAFDDLFAQFKDVTEFMAAYSSEKGHIDNYDKDYQEMGLSVNPFPFGSDGNKSSATYYYFLQSKSSKPPDIEKLFHYFVSRLQIDVDYSLFNSIFKQFREKAGGVCYQIFVDRTDIDKVAYAAKPGGAFTSLQTAQGEIKTFSGILEELRKNPIEHAEYIQKLQARLFLKPEIFHDYSKVEIKTYQAQPLTPTESLEYQYALSREVSHCMTQLMASYRKLPDNAFASGKPSLHRQMSEVYKQMSRLPVSEVSDVTILIPLMLEQGNTTSLKDIILTTPLLDLSQSLPARNYTRGGVSSEKTTLLGLFNNYRDITRQVFTSLQSSQGEPHVNKVLTQLKDVILPDMIVKKELPPLIDIIVNTPDLDITQNKHMALPNTVQEVFYNHTDIARQVFSHLLKSHQDKSHIPKILNQLRPVVIFDMIEQESSISDLIEIMVDTKDLDLSKSFVISDYMKGSSFLPDFTLLYFFNKHLSVARKVFSGLASYLNQPHVKSIFNQLKKVVLFDMIVKKEASQLIDIIVNTPDLDITLDKDIAMTHTIAEVFYNHTDIARHLFSELQKSHQDKPHIPKILNQLRPIVIFDMIEQESSISDLIEIMVDTKDLDLSKPFIISDYMKGRRNFIPNFTLLDFFNKHHAVARKVFSGLEPYKGQPHVNSVLNQLKQVVISDMIAKNDASELIKILLDPQSTDLDLTKSFTIFNFAIQSESRHNLLDLFEEHPEVAMTVFSALQKSNQVDPRITKTVEQLRVIAWYYYASMGDLPQVEALFDETHPNKSEHLFKAIHLTAIHGKDNVLDWLLEKSNALKDNLPKWIYNTEDITYRGIGKSSLVTAVTNGHSKIVEKFLSFFNNSTLTSQYFGDLLWLAAEHNHPEVITVIIEKLLTMPEYFSEEVLIKTRDLQYGRDSILCYLAEKGHSSILETVLKVKSLSKLVSSVTTRKKMFDLVYLATIAIENKQVDVLQILLKYSAEIRSSLGGADLLLATKQNHIGMVNLLLPYMSYFNETDDEGKTSLMVAAENGNTEIIYALLNNEKLNTSEYSFEYFLKKKTKLENLDALALAVRNGHFESVRALLTPSHPESPIPGIWNFRTALQLAKQSGHAEIFKLIINSEGIPITILAALIEIDDSEAIKNHSQRIKTAKDFRSVNESATPEARTKIYELFKDSLPDMITNNFVDVFEYLTPEQCLNLALKKIKTAEDFRDAMKIENQEKRTKIYESFKNSLPNMIKENVDYYFVFKYLTAAQSAELILNKIRNFHGFENAIESGDEVHRTEIFEAVKDILPDMISSPRDFVIIFKHLTPGQSAELVHKKITNLDTFVASMLAYDQDNNSKIYEAVKEKLPEMINNDFYKIFKYLSPEQYVEVCLKKIKTAEEFNSALDPANEEQRTLIYEQLKNQLPEMVKGHDNFVKIIQYLTPKQCTEFSRMTIKTKDDFKKVSAQFSSLFYGKKENFDAVKKGYELNSLFSMGTKSSNVIIDSLHNFFMSKDTPEKHILKIYAAPLQKLNKFLMLDNDKMSDRDLERYKLAKLIKVVIRHFASSMEEETLCDHLETIIKELASENSFPLLTSNDRFEFLNIIEEVDQTRKEILRSTKQLNIEGTYSHPK, encoded by the coding sequence ATGCTACCTACTAGCTTATGGTCTACTTTTGCAACTGCGAGAGACGTCTCGCCGGAGAAATTAATTAGCCTAGTGGCTGATGAGCAAGTGGGCAACAAAGGTCTGTTGAGTGGAGGTAGTGGTGGTGTAAGAGTGTTTAAAGCACCCGATGGCAAACGATACACCCTAAAAACAAGTAATAGCCCAACTGCATTAAAAGACGAAATATTCGCTGATGCTGTCTATCAAAAGCTCGGATTCAACGTTCCTTCATTTTCACTTTTTCAGGCTAGTTATAACGAATTACCCACAGCAATCAAAGCAGCTGTACCAAAACCCCCCGATGAAACTGAAACAGTATTGTTTCGACTCGCTGACTATATAGAACCAAACCATACATTGTCTGAAGAAGACAAAAAAGAAATTATCAAAGCTCAGTTGCCTGACGGATTTCTCATCGATTGTTATCTTGCTAATACAGATATTGCTGGGCACTGGAAAAATGTGCTAATCGATGAAAATGACAGCATCTGGCGAATAGACAATGGTTCTACACTCCGGTTTCGTGCCAAGGGTGAAATGAAAAGTCTGCGTACCGTTGTCGACGAATTGACATCCATGAAAAGCCAAACAGAAATGATGAGAGAGGTTTTTGGGGATATCAGCTCAATTGAAATTCAGAAACAAGTTAAAGCGCTGCTCGAAAAGCGTAATATTTTGATCGAATTATTTTTGGAAATGCAAAACAAAATTGGTTTTGATCAGCCGGAGATGCTCTTAAAAATAATAGTGAATCGTTTACAGTATTTACATGAACATGCCAGTCCTGAACTCTATCCTTATGCTCCTTCATTTAGTGAAGCTTGTCTAGATTATAGCGGTGCGGGAATTCTTCTATTTAGCGAAATTGAGGGGAGAAAGCATGTATTATTGGGTAAACGTGTAGGGCATGATTGGTGGGGTAGCTTTGGTGGTGGCACTGATGAATTCGATTTATTCTTAAAAGATACGGCTGCAAGAGAGAGTAACGAAGAACTAATGGATCTTTACAAAATCCAAGCTACGGAATTAGATAAAGCGCCCTCCCATGATTTGATTATTGAAGAGAAACTCGATCTTAATGTACCTAAATTTAGAATGTACTTTGTGGAGCGAAAAGTTGTAGAAGCAACTGTATTTAACAAAAAGGTAGAAACCGAAAAATTAACACAACATGAACATGATGAATTTATCTGGGCTCCTGTGGACGCCATATTGAGCGCTAAAACATTAACTCATGATGATAAAAAATACGGGGCTCATCAAACGCTAGAAGTAAACATTCTGCAATCTGATAATTCACAACGAACATTACCACTTCATCCTCCCTTTGCCATGATGTTGCAACAAGACTCGGTACGAGCTCAACTAGAATCGTTGGCACATGGAAAGAAACTAGATAATCGCCATACACGATCTCGCCTAAGCAAAACTTACCCAGCAATTATAACCAAGGATGTAACCAAAGCTGATGAAATCACTCCCATGGCAGAACGTTATCAGTTAGCAAGAACCACCGTGCAAAGTGGTCTCATGAAGCGTAATTTAAAACAACAATTTTCTCAAAGAAGTTCACAGGTTCAGGGTCAAATGAGCAGGGAATGCCAATCAGATATTCATTTTCGCGCTATCATGAGTGACAAATTTCAAGAACAGGATACACCGCAGAACAAAGTGGATTCTTTCGATAAAAGTTTTAAAAAAATCGATGATGCATCTATGAGTGACTTTCAACGGCAACAATTTTCAAAAATGTTACAGGAAGAAGCCCAACATCCCAATCAATGCGTTTTTTATCATGCTGGAGCAGCTGAAATTGGTTTTCTGTATGATGTGTTTACCGAGTTTCGTAAGCAGCTAGAGCATCAATATGAGGGAAATTTTCAGGTATTACGTGCATTCGATGATTTATTTGCACAGTTTAAAGATGTTACTGAATTTATGGCCGCTTATAGCTCAGAGAAAGGACACATTGATAATTACGATAAAGATTATCAAGAGATGGGATTGTCGGTAAATCCTTTCCCGTTTGGTTCCGATGGAAATAAATCGTCAGCAACTTATTACTATTTTTTACAAAGCAAGAGCAGCAAACCACCGGACATAGAAAAACTATTTCATTATTTTGTTTCACGGTTACAAATTGACGTCGATTATTCTTTGTTTAATTCAATTTTCAAACAATTTCGAGAAAAGGCGGGGGGGGTATGCTATCAAATATTTGTTGATCGCACTGATATTGATAAAGTTGCCTATGCTGCAAAACCAGGAGGTGCATTTACTTCGCTACAAACTGCGCAAGGTGAAATTAAAACATTTTCAGGCATTCTTGAAGAGCTGCGAAAAAATCCCATCGAGCATGCTGAGTACATTCAAAAATTACAGGCAAGATTATTTTTAAAACCAGAAATTTTTCATGATTATTCTAAAGTTGAAATCAAAACCTATCAAGCACAACCCTTAACTCCGACAGAAAGCTTAGAGTATCAATATGCGTTAAGTCGTGAGGTGAGTCATTGTATGACGCAACTTATGGCTAGTTATAGAAAGTTACCCGACAATGCTTTTGCGAGCGGAAAACCAAGTTTGCATAGACAAATGAGTGAAGTATATAAACAAATGAGTCGGTTACCGGTCAGCGAAGTATCCGATGTGACAATTTTAATACCCCTAATGCTTGAACAAGGTAATACAACAAGTCTGAAGGATATCATACTTACTACGCCACTTTTAGACCTGTCTCAATCTCTCCCTGCACGGAATTACACCCGTGGTGGTGTTTCTTCAGAAAAAACAACCTTACTCGGCCTTTTTAACAATTACCGTGATATTACTAGGCAAGTCTTCACTTCATTACAATCTTCTCAAGGTGAGCCGCACGTCAATAAAGTATTAACACAGTTAAAAGACGTTATCCTACCCGATATGATTGTCAAAAAGGAGTTGCCTCCGCTGATTGACATCATCGTCAATACACCCGATTTAGATATAACTCAAAATAAACATATGGCCCTACCAAATACTGTGCAAGAAGTTTTTTACAATCATACTGATATTGCGAGACAAGTATTTTCTCACCTACTGAAATCACATCAAGATAAATCGCATATACCTAAAATATTAAATCAATTAAGGCCAGTTGTGATATTTGATATGATTGAACAAGAGAGTAGCATCTCTGATCTGATCGAAATAATGGTTGATACAAAAGATTTAGACTTATCTAAATCTTTTGTAATTAGCGATTATATGAAGGGTAGCAGTTTCCTGCCCGATTTTACTTTGCTGTATTTCTTTAATAAGCACCTCAGTGTTGCTAGAAAAGTTTTTTCTGGACTGGCGTCATATCTAAATCAACCTCATGTCAAATCCATATTTAATCAATTAAAAAAAGTAGTCCTATTCGATATGATTGTTAAAAAAGAGGCATCTCAGTTGATCGACATCATAGTCAATACACCCGATTTAGATATAACTCTAGATAAAGATATTGCTATGACACATACTATTGCAGAAGTCTTTTACAATCACACTGACATCGCGAGACACCTATTCTCTGAACTTCAGAAATCACATCAAGATAAACCGCATATACCCAAAATATTAAATCAATTAAGGCCAATTGTGATATTTGATATGATTGAACAAGAGAGTAGCATCTCTGATCTGATCGAAATAATGGTTGATACAAAAGATTTAGACTTATCTAAACCTTTCATAATTAGCGATTATATGAAGGGAAGAAGAAACTTCATACCCAATTTTACTTTACTGGATTTCTTTAATAAACATCACGCTGTTGCTAGAAAAGTATTTTCAGGATTGGAGCCATATAAAGGTCAACCTCATGTTAATTCTGTATTAAATCAGTTAAAACAAGTAGTCATATCCGATATGATTGCTAAAAATGATGCATCGGAGTTGATTAAGATTTTACTCGACCCCCAAAGTACAGATTTAGATCTAACTAAATCTTTCACAATTTTTAATTTTGCCATTCAATCCGAATCAAGACATAACTTACTTGATCTTTTCGAGGAACATCCCGAGGTTGCAATGACTGTATTTAGTGCACTGCAAAAATCTAATCAAGTTGACCCTCGCATAACTAAGACAGTAGAACAGTTGCGAGTTATTGCTTGGTATTATTATGCCAGCATGGGAGATTTACCTCAGGTTGAGGCACTATTTGATGAAACACACCCCAATAAATCTGAGCATCTTTTTAAAGCAATACACCTTACAGCCATTCATGGAAAAGACAATGTGCTTGACTGGTTACTAGAAAAAAGTAATGCGCTTAAGGACAACCTACCCAAGTGGATTTACAATACTGAGGACATCACTTATCGCGGGATTGGGAAAAGTAGTTTAGTTACGGCAGTAACAAACGGGCATTCTAAAATTGTTGAAAAATTTTTATCTTTTTTTAATAATTCAACACTAACCTCCCAGTATTTTGGTGATCTTCTATGGTTGGCAGCTGAGCATAATCATCCAGAAGTGATTACGGTTATTATAGAAAAATTACTGACCATGCCTGAATATTTCTCTGAAGAAGTGTTAATTAAGACAAGAGACTTACAATACGGTCGAGATTCTATACTATGCTATCTCGCAGAAAAAGGACACTCATCGATTTTAGAAACAGTCTTAAAAGTTAAGTCTCTTAGTAAATTAGTTTCTTCCGTTACAACTCGTAAAAAAATGTTTGACTTGGTTTATTTGGCAACTATCGCGATCGAAAATAAACAGGTAGATGTCCTCCAAATTTTGTTAAAATATTCAGCGGAAATCCGAAGCTCCCTTGGCGGTGCAGACTTGCTTTTAGCAACAAAACAAAATCATATAGGAATGGTTAATCTTCTGCTGCCTTATATGAGTTATTTTAATGAAACCGATGATGAAGGAAAAACTTCGCTTATGGTTGCCGCTGAAAATGGTAATACCGAAATAATATATGCTTTGCTAAATAATGAAAAACTTAACACATCCGAATATTCTTTTGAATATTTTTTAAAGAAAAAAACAAAACTCGAAAATCTAGATGCACTTGCATTGGCTGTTAGAAACGGTCACTTTGAATCGGTTCGGGCTTTGTTGACTCCTTCACACCCTGAATCTCCTATCCCTGGCATTTGGAATTTCAGGACTGCGTTACAATTAGCCAAACAATCTGGACATGCTGAAATTTTCAAACTTATTATCAACTCCGAAGGGATTCCGATAACTATTTTAGCTGCATTAATCGAAATAGACGATTCCGAAGCTATTAAGAACCACTCTCAGAGAATTAAAACGGCAAAAGATTTTAGATCAGTGAACGAATCTGCAACACCTGAAGCTCGCACAAAAATTTATGAGCTATTTAAAGATTCCTTACCTGATATGATTACAAATAATTTTGTTGACGTGTTTGAATATCTTACCCCAGAGCAATGTCTCAACTTAGCTCTTAAAAAAATAAAAACAGCAGAAGACTTTAGAGATGCGATGAAAATCGAAAATCAGGAAAAACGAACTAAAATTTATGAATCCTTTAAGAATTCCTTGCCTAACATGATTAAAGAAAATGTAGATTATTATTTTGTATTTAAGTACCTTACAGCAGCACAATCTGCAGAACTTATTCTTAATAAAATTAGAAATTTCCACGGCTTTGAGAATGCGATCGAATCAGGCGACGAAGTACATCGCACGGAAATTTTTGAAGCAGTTAAAGATATATTGCCCGACATGATTAGCTCTCCACGGGATTTTGTTATTATTTTTAAGCATCTAACACCGGGACAAAGCGCTGAATTGGTGCATAAAAAAATTACAAATCTGGATACCTTTGTTGCCTCAATGCTTGCTTACGACCAAGATAATAACTCTAAAATTTACGAAGCAGTCAAAGAAAAATTGCCTGAAATGATAAATAATGATTTTTACAAAATATTCAAATACCTTTCTCCAGAACAATATGTTGAGGTATGTCTGAAAAAAATTAAAACTGCCGAAGAATTTAACAGTGCACTGGACCCAGCCAATGAAGAACAACGCACGCTAATTTACGAACAGCTTAAAAACCAACTTCCGGAGATGGTTAAAGGCCACGACAATTTCGTGAAAATCATTCAATACCTTACACCGAAACAATGCACTGAATTTTCACGCATGACAATCAAAACTAAAGATGATTTCAAGAAAGTTAGCGCTCAGTTTTCATCTCTGTTTTATGGTAAGAAGGAAAATTTTGATGCGGTTAAAAAGGGATATGAACTTAACTCCTTATTCAGTATGGGAACGAAAAGTAGCAATGTTATTATAGATAGCCTACATAATTTCTTTATGAGTAAAGATACACCAGAAAAGCATATATTAAAAATATATGCAGCACCGTTACAGAAATTAAATAAATTTCTCATGCTAGACAACGATAAAATGTCCGATCGAGACTTGGAACGCTATAAGCTAGCGAAACTTATAAAAGTAGTTATTCGACATTTTGCTAGCTCTATGGAGGAAGAGACTCTGTGTGACCACTTAGAAACCATTATTAAAGAATTGGCAAGTGAAAATAGTTTCCCATTACTCACATCAAATGATCGATTTGAGTTTTTAAATATTATTGAAGAAGTTGATCAGACCAGAAAAGAAATTCTTCGTTCAACTAAACAATTGAACATAGAGGGTACCTACTCGCACCCCAAGTGA
- the ffh gene encoding signal recognition particle protein, with product MFSSLSERLAQTIKNLTGQGRLTEKNIGDTLRDVRMALLEADVALPVVKEFIDSLQQKALGQQVLQSLTPGDTLVKLVNDELTNILGKDSAPLNLQTQPPAVILVAGLQGSGKTTTVAKLANWLKQEHKKSVLVTSVDIYRPAAIAQLETLAKQIDVHYFPSSANENPVTIAKEAVAKAKIQFIDVVIIDSAGRLHIDQEMMNEIRQVHQAVDPIETLFVVDSMTGQDAANTAKAFNEALPLTGVVLTKTDGDARGGAALSIRQITGKPIKFIGVGEKVDALEMFHPERIASRILGMGDILSLVEEAQRKVDKVHAEKMEKKLKKGKSFDLEDFKNQLQQMRNMGGITSLLGKIPGMGQLPAAAKNSIDEKMFVKMEAIINSMTSKERRFPALIKGSHKRRISLGSGTEIQDINRLLKQFMQMQKMMKKLKGGGMVKMMQRLKNIMPGDLPM from the coding sequence ATGTTTAGTAGCTTATCAGAGCGTTTGGCGCAAACGATTAAAAACCTAACGGGTCAAGGGCGCTTAACCGAAAAAAACATTGGGGATACCCTGCGTGATGTCCGCATGGCTTTGCTTGAGGCAGATGTTGCTCTTCCTGTTGTAAAAGAATTTATCGATTCTTTGCAGCAAAAAGCACTTGGCCAACAAGTGCTGCAAAGTTTGACCCCGGGCGATACACTGGTAAAACTAGTCAATGATGAATTGACCAATATACTCGGTAAAGACTCCGCACCCTTAAACTTACAGACGCAGCCGCCTGCTGTTATCTTAGTTGCCGGGTTACAAGGCTCTGGTAAAACCACCACTGTGGCGAAATTGGCGAATTGGTTGAAACAAGAGCACAAAAAATCCGTATTGGTTACCAGTGTCGACATCTATAGACCAGCGGCTATTGCCCAGCTAGAAACCCTTGCAAAACAAATCGATGTCCATTATTTCCCGAGCAGTGCTAATGAAAATCCGGTCACTATTGCTAAAGAAGCAGTGGCAAAGGCAAAAATACAGTTCATAGATGTTGTCATTATTGATAGTGCAGGGCGATTGCATATAGATCAGGAAATGATGAATGAAATCCGTCAAGTGCACCAGGCGGTAGATCCAATTGAAACATTGTTTGTTGTAGATAGTATGACCGGTCAAGATGCCGCCAATACCGCGAAAGCCTTTAATGAAGCGCTACCTTTGACAGGTGTGGTGCTCACCAAGACCGACGGCGATGCAAGAGGTGGGGCTGCTCTTTCGATACGACAAATCACCGGAAAACCCATTAAATTCATCGGGGTAGGTGAGAAAGTTGATGCTCTCGAGATGTTCCATCCAGAACGAATTGCCTCACGCATATTAGGCATGGGCGATATTCTATCGCTAGTTGAAGAAGCTCAGCGCAAAGTTGATAAAGTTCACGCCGAAAAAATGGAAAAGAAACTTAAAAAAGGCAAAAGCTTTGATTTAGAAGATTTTAAAAATCAGTTACAGCAAATGCGCAATATGGGCGGTATTACCAGTTTGCTTGGCAAAATACCTGGTATGGGCCAGCTACCTGCCGCGGCCAAAAATAGTATCGATGAGAAAATGTTTGTGAAAATGGAAGCCATTATAAATTCCATGACATCTAAAGAGCGGCGCTTCCCTGCGCTAATTAAGGGTTCGCACAAACGGCGCATTTCGCTCGGTTCAGGGACTGAGATTCAGGATATTAACCGTTTACTAAAACAGTTCATGCAAATGCAAAAAATGATGAAGAAGCTCAAGGGCGGCGGCATGGTAAAAATGATGCAGCGCTTGAAAAATATTATGCCAGGCGATTTGCCGATGTAA
- the rpsP gene encoding 30S ribosomal protein S16 produces the protein MVVIRLARGGAKKRPFYSIVVADSREARDGRYIERIGYFNPIAKGGEIGLLIEEARVDHWTSKGAQPSDRVISLIKQFKKQAASADGVSASDNKAKKAPKKATESQANEMSKKDAVKETETKSE, from the coding sequence ATGGTAGTTATTCGTTTAGCTCGTGGGGGGGCCAAAAAACGCCCTTTTTACAGCATAGTTGTTGCAGATAGTCGTGAAGCACGTGATGGTCGTTATATTGAGCGTATTGGATATTTCAATCCTATCGCAAAAGGTGGCGAAATCGGCCTGCTTATAGAAGAAGCGCGGGTTGATCATTGGACATCTAAAGGCGCTCAGCCTTCTGATCGCGTGATTAGTTTAATCAAACAATTCAAGAAACAGGCTGCTTCAGCAGACGGGGTTTCTGCTTCAGATAACAAGGCAAAGAAAGCGCCTAAGAAAGCAACTGAGTCTCAGGCTAATGAAATGTCTAAGAAAGATGCTGTAAAAGAAACCGAAACAAAGTCTGAATAG
- the ccsA gene encoding cytochrome c biogenesis protein CcsA produces MFNIITILLYVAGSITQAYPARSIRHIRNTLLFVFVIPAIILHGDLLYKWIDLTQGQNLTVYNLFSLATWLTTSIIIFIALFRPIGYLAILILPLAALSILLAGNFPSSHIINTAAQPKQFLHILLSVATFSVLLIAGLQAVTLAFQEKLLKQKNFEISQTLPPIETMEKQLFQMIIAGSILLGLVLITSIYFFHTVLLQQFLQKTILTFAALCVFVLLLIGRHYFGWRGKKAIYCTLSGFGILSIIYFSSMIIMELLP; encoded by the coding sequence ATGTTTAACATCATAACCATATTGCTCTATGTCGCAGGCTCCATCACCCAAGCCTATCCTGCGCGTTCGATTAGGCATATTAGAAATACCCTACTATTTGTGTTCGTTATTCCCGCCATCATACTGCATGGCGATCTTCTCTATAAGTGGATTGATCTGACTCAGGGCCAGAATCTAACTGTCTACAATCTCTTCTCCTTAGCCACATGGCTGACTACGAGCATTATTATTTTCATTGCCTTATTCAGGCCAATAGGATACCTAGCAATATTAATATTGCCGTTAGCGGCACTTTCCATCTTACTCGCCGGCAATTTCCCTTCTAGCCATATTATTAATACTGCTGCGCAGCCTAAACAGTTCCTGCATATATTGTTGTCTGTCGCTACATTCAGTGTCCTATTGATCGCTGGATTGCAAGCCGTCACCCTGGCATTTCAAGAAAAGCTTTTAAAACAAAAAAATTTTGAAATCTCCCAAACTCTCCCCCCCATTGAAACAATGGAAAAACAGCTCTTTCAGATGATTATTGCCGGCTCCATTTTATTAGGCCTGGTTTTAATCACCAGCATCTACTTTTTTCACACTGTGCTTCTGCAACAATTTTTGCAAAAAACTATTTTGACGTTTGCGGCATTGTGTGTATTTGTTCTTCTGCTCATTGGACGACATTACTTTGGATGGCGCGGGAAAAAAGCCATTTATTGCACCTTAAGCGGCTTTGGAATTCTCTCAATCATTTATTTTAGCAGTATGATCATAATGGAATTATTACCTTGA
- a CDS encoding HlyC/CorC family transporter produces the protein MNTLPAHLLILILIFLILLTAFFSSTETGIMSINRYRLRHLARKKNPAAIRISELLSKPDKLLGIILIGNTFATIFASAVATILAVRFWGDFGVAATTLILTLVILIFAEITPKVLASLYPEKIAFFASFPLKILLKTLYPLVWATSGIANGLLQIFHLERKAHHKIDTLSHEELRTVVFEALGKSANRYQEMLLGILDLGKATVEDIMIPRNEICGLNLDEQWSKILTQLQSCQHTRLPIYDGDIDNVKGILHVRNVLQLFAENKLKKEDLLKAADQVYFIPEATPLNDQLVNFQQQKVRIGLVVDEYGDIQGLVTLEDILGEIIGQFTTNLAAPSNEIIPQKDGTFLVEGSINIRELNRTLGWNLPVEGPKTLNGLILEYLQTIPSTTICLKISGYRFEILEIEGNFIESVRLSAPALNI, from the coding sequence TTGAATACGTTACCAGCACACTTATTAATTTTGATTTTAATTTTCTTGATTCTATTAACTGCTTTTTTTTCGAGTACTGAGACAGGCATTATGTCGATCAATCGCTATCGATTGAGACACCTAGCACGGAAAAAGAACCCTGCCGCGATCCGCATTAGCGAACTATTAAGCAAACCAGACAAACTTCTAGGCATCATTTTAATAGGCAACACCTTCGCCACCATCTTTGCTTCAGCGGTAGCAACTATTCTCGCAGTGAGATTTTGGGGAGACTTTGGCGTCGCAGCAACGACCTTAATTCTTACCTTAGTAATTTTAATCTTTGCAGAAATCACCCCAAAAGTGTTGGCTTCCTTATATCCCGAGAAAATTGCATTCTTCGCCTCTTTCCCCTTGAAAATTTTGTTGAAAACACTCTACCCGTTAGTTTGGGCCACAAGTGGCATCGCAAACGGTTTGTTACAGATTTTTCACTTAGAGAGAAAGGCACACCATAAAATAGATACTTTATCTCACGAGGAGTTGCGCACAGTCGTCTTTGAAGCCCTGGGTAAATCTGCGAATCGTTATCAGGAAATGCTGCTAGGCATATTGGATCTTGGTAAAGCCACCGTGGAAGACATTATGATTCCTCGCAACGAAATTTGCGGGTTAAATCTTGACGAACAATGGTCAAAAATCTTAACCCAGCTCCAATCCTGTCAGCACACCAGACTGCCGATTTATGATGGAGATATTGATAATGTTAAAGGGATTTTGCATGTTCGCAATGTGCTGCAATTGTTTGCTGAAAATAAATTAAAAAAAGAAGACTTATTAAAAGCGGCTGACCAAGTCTATTTCATCCCTGAAGCCACGCCTTTGAATGACCAGCTAGTCAATTTCCAACAACAAAAAGTGCGTATTGGATTGGTGGTTGATGAATATGGAGATATTCAGGGACTGGTTACATTAGAAGATATTCTGGGTGAAATTATCGGTCAATTCACTACAAATTTAGCGGCCCCCTCTAATGAAATTATCCCTCAAAAAGATGGAACCTTTCTAGTAGAGGGCAGTATAAATATTCGTGAATTAAATAGAACATTGGGTTGGAACTTACCCGTGGAAGGCCCTAAAACATTGAACGGACTTATTTTGGAATACCTACAAACCATTCCCAGCACCACAATTTGCTTAAAAATTTCGGGCTATCGTTTTGAAATTCTAGAAATTGAAGGAAACTTCATTGAGTCAGTGAGGCTATCCGCACCTGCTCTTAATATTTAA